GCATACCTTCAGGTCATGTAGAACCAGGAGAAACAGTAACTAATGCTGCAATAAGGGAGATATTTGAAGAGACCGGATTACATGTAGAAATAGTGCGTTTTATTGGTGTATATTCAGATCCAAAGTCTCAAATTTTTGAGTATCCTGATGGTAGAATAACTCATTTTGTAACTTGTTGTTTTGAAGCAAAAATAATAGGTGGAGAGATTTTTTGTGAGTCTTCGGAAACTTTAGATTTGAAATTTTTTTCTATAGATAAATTAAAGATGCACCCTAATTGGTTAAAAGATGCATTGTCTAATGCGAGCCCTTATATACGATAGAATAAATAAATTAAATAATATTTTACAATGAAAAAAGATATTATATTTATTAACGTAATCCAGGAATCTTAATATACTAATGTATATATGCCTAATATTTAGAGGATATGTTTTATATTTACTAAATATTAGGTGTAATTTTTTATTAAATTTATATTAAAATTTTATTAAATTTTTATTAACTATATATTAACTATTTATAATGTTGCTCGATAAGTAAATTAAGAGATAAAAATGAAAACTTAAGATTAAATTCTTTTAAAGATTTAATAAAATAAATGCAGAAAAATTAATTTTTAACAACTTA
Above is a window of Clostridium sporogenes DNA encoding:
- a CDS encoding NUDIX domain-containing protein, translating into MRQAKEICPGVAIVIFNNKKQILLQKRSDVKLWGIPSGHVEPGETVTNAAIREIFEETGLHVEIVRFIGVYSDPKSQIFEYPDGRITHFVTCCFEAKIIGGEIFCESSETLDLKFFSIDKLKMHPNWLKDALSNASPYIR